CGTCATGTACCCCCGGTTCCGCTCCCGGGTTCACGGGGAAGACCGCAGGTTCACGGTGACCGAAGCATGCACGTCCTGCGGTATCTGCGCGAGGGTCTGCCCGGCGGAGAACATCGAGATGGTCGACGGCCGGCCGGTCTGGAACCACCGGTGCGAACTCTGCTGCGGGTGCATCCACCTCTGCCCGGCCGGGGCGATCCAGGCCGGCAAGGCTACCGAAGGAAGGCAGCGCTACCGGAACCCATCGGTCGGCGTCGCCGAACTGGAGCGCCGGCCATGAAGACCGTCATCTACTACTTCACCGGCACGGGAAACTCCCTTGCCGCGGCGAGGAAGATTGCCGGAGCTCTCGGGGAGACCGAACTCGTCCCGATCGCATCGCTCGCGGATACCCCGGGTGCCGTCACCCCGGCGGCCGACCGGGTCGGGATCGTCTGCCCGGTCTACGACTGCGGGGTGCCGGTGATGGTCGCCAGGTTCGCGGAACGGCTCGACCTTTCGGGTGCGGAGTATACCTTCGCGGTCGTCACGATGGGCGGGATAGGGGTCTCGGCGCTCCACCAGCTCGATAGGATCCTCCGTGAGCGGCAGGGCCGAAAACTCGACGCCGCGTTTGCCGTCAAAATGCCCGGCAACTTCCCGCCGCTCATGCGGTCGGTGCCGGGCGAGAAGTGTGGTAAGACCCTCGGCAGGGCAGACAGACGGCTTACCGAGATCGCGGAGGCGATCGGGAGCGGCCGTTCGGTCTCCCCGGGGTTCGAGCCCGTCTCCTGGCTCATGAACACCCTGAGTTACGGATCGCTTGCAAAGAGCGCCCATAATGCGGGCGAACGCTTCTTAGTCTCGGACGCCTGCACCGGCTGCGGCACCTGCGTGAGGGTCTGCCCGGCGGGCAACCTCACCCTCGTCGACGGCCGACCGGTCTGGGGCCGGAAGTGCGAGATCTGCTGTGCCTGCCTCCACTTCTGCCCGACGGAGGCGATCCAGCTCCACGTGATGCTCGGGACGGAGGGGCGGGGGCGGTACCGGCACCCGGATCTCACGGTTGCGGATATGAAAGCGCAGCGTGGAGCCTCAGGGGAGAACCGTTCGTAAGAGGTGACTATGCCGTACTACATCGATGCCGAAAGAGTAAGCCTTGACGACCTGAAGAAGAGGATTGAAGAGACCGATCTGGTTCCAAGCCGCTCGTCTCTCCTGGAAGATATTGACGGAACATTTTCGAAACTCAAAGCGCATGGCTTCGGAACCCTCGCGGATCTGCGGAAGGCGTTGAAGAATCCAAAAAAGATACCCGCACTTTCAACGGAGACCGGAGTCGACCCGGCGTACCTGACATTGCTGCGCCGGGAGATCGAGGGTTATTTCCCAAAAGCACACCCCGTAAGCGCTTTTGACTGGTTCCGGAAGGCCGATCTCGATAACCTGGAGGGCAGCGGTCTGAAGAACACCGTTCTCCTCTACGATGCTCTGGCCTCTCCCGGAAGACGGGAGGAGACCGCAGCCGCTCTCGGCATCGATCCCGATTGTATCGATTCTCTCTACGCGCTGGCCGATCTCACGAGGATCCAGTGGGTAAGCCCCACAGCAGCCAGGATGCTGGTCGCTGCGGGGTATACGGATGCAAAAGCGGTTGCAGCTGCAGATCCGGAGGAGTTGTGCAGCGATCTCGATCGGGTCAACAGGGAACATACCTTCTTCAAAGGAACGATCGGTCTTCGAGACGTCAGGCGGCTGGTGAAAGCGGCGTCGTATCTTTCGTAGCCGGGGGAGTTCACCTGCAACGGTTCGCGGCTGGCCAAACTCCTTCAGGGCGGGTAAATGGGATTATGGGAGTAATTATCCATTTATTTTCTCAACCGCTTCTTTCCCGTGGTGGAATCGCCATGCAAAAATGTTATTGCACCCTTTTGATAAAACTAGGAATGTTGCTCTCTGCGTGCACTCACGGCCCTCCGTACCGGCAGATCCCATGAGCGATGGATTGTTCCGGCGGTGTGAGAGACCCGCACGACCATCAGATCAGCATAAGGGAATTATCATGGCACAGGAAACCCTGTCACAGAAGTCGCGACTCTCGCGCCAGACGATCAGGAGGGCTATCCTCATCGTCTCGTTCCTCCTCCTCCCGACCACGCTCTTCTACATCTCCCCCATCGTCATCCTGATGGGGGCGGCCGAAGGTATCGCCACCGGCAGCCTGCTCCTTTTTGCCGCGCTCGCTGTCCTCTCGCTCGGCGTCTCCCGCCTCTGGTGCGGCTGGCTCTGCCCGATGGGGGCGTGGCAGGAGATCTGTTCGCCCGTCATGAAGCGCAGGGTGGATGGCCGGCGTGACCGGGTCAAGTACGGCGTCACGGTGCTCTGGCTTGGGCTGCTCGCGTACCTCTTCATCGGTGCCGGCGGCATCCTCGCGGTCGATCCCTTCTACGGCACGGTGAACGGGCTCTCGATCACGTCCGTCGATACCCTGATGATCGCGGGCTTCATATTCCTCGGGATCTTCGCCGTCGCGTTCGTCATGGGCCGTCGCGGCTTCTGCCGCGTCATCTGCCCGACCGCCGTCCTGATGATCGTCGGCCGGAAGATCCGGAACGCTGTCGGCTGGCCGGCGCTTCAGCTCGCTGCCGATCCCGGCCGCTGCATCGACTGCGGGAAATGCTCGAAGGCGTGCCCGATGGGCCTCGACGTTCACGGCAGGGTCCGGGAAGGGCAGATGGAGAGTGCCGAGTGCATCCTCTGCGCCGCTTGCGCGGACGCCTGCCCGGAGGGCGTGATCACCTACGGCGCGGGAGGCCGGTGAGCGCCCGCCGCGGAGAACTGCGTTATGGAGCCGGAACGGGGAAGTAGATCCGGAAACAGGCCGGCGCTGCGCCAGAGGATACGGATAGCACTCCTCATCTTCTCGTTCGTGCTGATGCCGGTGACCTTCGCCTACGTCTCCTGCCCGCTCATCACCGAGGGTGCGTCGCAGGGCATCGCCACCGGCGGCCTCTTCGTGTTCACGTTCCTCTTCGTCGGCTCGCTCTTCTTCGGAAGGCTCTGGTGCGGCTACCTCTGCCCCGCGGGCGGCCTGCAGGAGATCTATACCCGGATAAACGGAAGACCGGTGACGGCCGGGTGGCTGAACTACCTCAAATACCCCGTCTTCCTCGGGATCTTCGGCTCCATCGCGCTCGCCGTCTACTCCGCCGGGGGCCTCTGGGTCTTCGACCCGTTTTACCAGACCGGCAACGGGATCTCGGTCGACCGGCCGGGCGGATACGCCCTCCTCTACGGCCAGATCGTCTTCATCACCGTCTTCGCCCTCCTCGCCGGGAGACGGGGGTTCTGCCACACCTTCTGCCCGATCGCGGTGATGCTGATCGTCGGGCGGAAGGTCCGGAACCTCGTCGGGTGGCCGGCGCTCCGCCTCGCGGCCGCACCGGAGCGCTGTGTGGACTGCGGGAGGTGCTCGCGGGCCTGTCCGATGAGCCTCGACGTCCGCGGCATGGTCAGGGATGGGCGGATGGAGAATACGGAGTGCATCCTCTGCGGCGAATGCGTCGACACCTGCCCGGAGGGCGCCGTCAGATACGCGTGGAGGGGACGATGATCGTCGATACCGTCTCCTCCGCCATCCGGAACGTCTCGTCGGGAAGAGCGCTCCTTGCGTCGTTCGCCTTCTTCGCCGTCTCGGCGGCCCTGATCAACGGCCGGCCGTTCGGCCTTTCCGCACTCACAGAGCTCACGGGCGGCGCAGGTATCCTCGACATGGAGTTCACCTACACGCCGGTGCAGGCATACGCGATGCTTGCGGCGCTCGGGGACGCCGGGCGGGCGTTCTACCTGACGCGGATCGTGCCGCTCGACCTCGTCTTCCCGCTGGCGTATACGCTCTTTTATGCCGTTACCATATCCTGGCTCCTCTCCCGGTGGCTCCCGGCGGGCAGCCCCTGGATGCGCCTCAACCTCGTCCCGCTCGTCGCGGGCGCCGCCGACTACTGCGAGAACATCGGGGTCATCGCGATGCTCCTCGCCTACCCGGCGGAGCTCTACGGGGTTGCGGCGTTCACCGCCGTGATCTCGCCGATCAAGTACACGTTCATCGCGGTCAGCGTGCTGCTCATCCTCGCTGCGGCCGCCGGATGGGCTGCGAGCGGCCTACGGCACCGGGCCGGCGCGTAACCATCTTTCGCAAGGTATATCCCGTCCGCTTGCTTCAGTTCCGTATATAAAACGCGAGCAGGCAAGATCATGCAGATCGCTGTCATTTCCGGGAGCCCCAAGGGCGAGATGAGCGTCACCCTGCAGTATCTCCGGTTCCTCGAGGAGGCATTTTTGGAGCATACCTTCTCCGTGGTGCATGCAGGGCGGGATATCAGGTCGATTGAGCGGCAGGAGGAGGCGTGGGAGAGGCTGCTCGCCACGGTGGCGGAGTCCGACGGCGTGCTCTGGGCGACCCCGGTCTACGTCATGCTGGTTCCGGCCCAGTTGAAGCGGTTCATCGAACTGATCGGCGAGCGGAACGCGACTGATGCGTTTTTTGGGAAGTACGCCGCCTGCCTCACCACCTCCATCCACTACTTCGACCACACCGCCCACGCCTACCTGCACGGGATCTGCGACGACCTTACCATGCGCTACGTCGGCTCCTGCTCGGCCCACATGGAGGACCTCAAGAGCGAGGCGTTCCAGGAGCAGCTCGTCCTCTTCTTCTCCGACTTCCTGGAGGCGATTGCAGAACAGCGCCCGGTTCAGCGGGTGTTTCCACCGCTCCCCGCTCCTTTGGCCCCCTGCTCCCCGGCGGCCCCGCCGGCCGCGGTCGATACCCGTGGAAAGCGGGTGGTCATCCTCCACGATGGAGAGCCCGGTTGGGGCCTCGCGGCGATGGTCGGCGGGCTTGCTGCGTGCTATGGGAACTCCGCCCGGGTCGCCGATATCCGGGACGCCGGGATGAAAGGCGGTTGCCTGGGGTGCTGCCGGTGCGCCCTCGAGAACACCTGCGTCTACGACGACGGCTACCGGGCGTTCTGGGAGGAGTACATCGTCCCGGCGGATATCCTGGTCATGGCCGGAACCGTCCGCGACCGTTTCCTCTCGGCCGCCTGGAAGCAGTTCTTCGACCGGAGTTTCTCGAACGGGCATGTGCCGGCCTTCAAGGGGAAGCAGGTCGCGTACCTGGTGGATGGGCCGCTCGGCCATCTCGCGACTCTCCGGGAGGTTCTCACCGGTCTCGCGGTGATGGAAGGGGCCAACCTTGCCGGGATCGTTGCCGGCGAGCCGGGGGGCGAGATCGACGCCGCCCTGCACGCTCTCGCCGAGCGCTCCGTGAGGCTCTCCGAGCGGGGCTACGTCGCACCGGTCACCTTCCCCGCCGTCGCCGGCCACAAGGTCTTCCGGGACGAGATCTGGGGAGGAATGCGGGCGATCTTCAAGGCGGACGACCGGTATTACCGGCAGCACGGGCTCTACGACTTCCCCACCCGGGATTACGCCAAAAGGATCGGCGTCCGGGCGACCTCTCTTGCAATGGCCATCCCCTCCGTTCGGCGGGACGTGGTGAAGAATATGCCCGCCTACATGATCCAGCCGCTCGAAAAGGCGATCGCGTCGAGCCGGGTTCTCGCGGAGAGGAAGGCGCAGCGGTAGCGCGCCC
The genomic region above belongs to Methanoculleus horonobensis and contains:
- a CDS encoding EFR1 family ferrodoxin (N-terminal region resembles flavodoxins. C-terminal ferrodoxin region binds two 4Fe-4S clusters.), which gives rise to MKTVIYYFTGTGNSLAAARKIAGALGETELVPIASLADTPGAVTPAADRVGIVCPVYDCGVPVMVARFAERLDLSGAEYTFAVVTMGGIGVSALHQLDRILRERQGRKLDAAFAVKMPGNFPPLMRSVPGEKCGKTLGRADRRLTEIAEAIGSGRSVSPGFEPVSWLMNTLSYGSLAKSAHNAGERFLVSDACTGCGTCVRVCPAGNLTLVDGRPVWGRKCEICCACLHFCPTEAIQLHVMLGTEGRGRYRHPDLTVADMKAQRGASGENRS
- a CDS encoding DUF4332 domain-containing protein, whose amino-acid sequence is MPYYIDAERVSLDDLKKRIEETDLVPSRSSLLEDIDGTFSKLKAHGFGTLADLRKALKNPKKIPALSTETGVDPAYLTLLRREIEGYFPKAHPVSAFDWFRKADLDNLEGSGLKNTVLLYDALASPGRREETAAALGIDPDCIDSLYALADLTRIQWVSPTAARMLVAAGYTDAKAVAAADPEELCSDLDRVNREHTFFKGTIGLRDVRRLVKAASYLS
- a CDS encoding 4Fe-4S binding protein, with protein sequence MAQETLSQKSRLSRQTIRRAILIVSFLLLPTTLFYISPIVILMGAAEGIATGSLLLFAALAVLSLGVSRLWCGWLCPMGAWQEICSPVMKRRVDGRRDRVKYGVTVLWLGLLAYLFIGAGGILAVDPFYGTVNGLSITSVDTLMIAGFIFLGIFAVAFVMGRRGFCRVICPTAVLMIVGRKIRNAVGWPALQLAADPGRCIDCGKCSKACPMGLDVHGRVREGQMESAECILCAACADACPEGVITYGAGGR
- a CDS encoding 4Fe-4S binding protein, with product MEPERGSRSGNRPALRQRIRIALLIFSFVLMPVTFAYVSCPLITEGASQGIATGGLFVFTFLFVGSLFFGRLWCGYLCPAGGLQEIYTRINGRPVTAGWLNYLKYPVFLGIFGSIALAVYSAGGLWVFDPFYQTGNGISVDRPGGYALLYGQIVFITVFALLAGRRGFCHTFCPIAVMLIVGRKVRNLVGWPALRLAAAPERCVDCGRCSRACPMSLDVRGMVRDGRMENTECILCGECVDTCPEGAVRYAWRGR
- a CDS encoding NAD(P)H-dependent oxidoreductase, translating into MQIAVISGSPKGEMSVTLQYLRFLEEAFLEHTFSVVHAGRDIRSIERQEEAWERLLATVAESDGVLWATPVYVMLVPAQLKRFIELIGERNATDAFFGKYAACLTTSIHYFDHTAHAYLHGICDDLTMRYVGSCSAHMEDLKSEAFQEQLVLFFSDFLEAIAEQRPVQRVFPPLPAPLAPCSPAAPPAAVDTRGKRVVILHDGEPGWGLAAMVGGLAACYGNSARVADIRDAGMKGGCLGCCRCALENTCVYDDGYRAFWEEYIVPADILVMAGTVRDRFLSAAWKQFFDRSFSNGHVPAFKGKQVAYLVDGPLGHLATLREVLTGLAVMEGANLAGIVAGEPGGEIDAALHALAERSVRLSERGYVAPVTFPAVAGHKVFRDEIWGGMRAIFKADDRYYRQHGLYDFPTRDYAKRIGVRATSLAMAIPSVRRDVVKNMPAYMIQPLEKAIASSRVLAERKAQR